A window of Candidatus Pantoea floridensis contains these coding sequences:
- a CDS encoding AraC family transcriptional regulator, producing MKVVPDVFPCEQDRAQFQHFAELPGIELYQAHISRYAFEPHTHEAFGIGTIESGAQRFRYRGANYTAPQHSLIMMNPDELHTGESACDDGWRYRMIYIDPQEMDRLTGDRHWWFSEALRTDVRLAQPFSQLLAQMWQAETALERESTLLELLELMRPLARQGEPRPAEATHRFDAVRDYLRENLAEPVRLEDLAALASLSPWHFLRSFKQHFHVTPHQMLMAFRLFAAKQQLARGESAATVAASVGLTDQAHLTRAFAHRYGITPGRYQKQVFHSR from the coding sequence GTGAAGGTGGTTCCTGACGTTTTTCCTTGTGAGCAAGATCGGGCGCAGTTTCAGCATTTCGCTGAGCTGCCAGGCATTGAGCTTTATCAGGCGCACATCTCCCGCTACGCTTTTGAGCCGCATACCCATGAAGCCTTTGGCATCGGCACCATAGAGTCTGGAGCCCAGCGTTTCCGCTATCGTGGTGCCAACTACACCGCGCCCCAACATTCGCTGATAATGATGAATCCCGATGAGCTGCACACCGGTGAATCAGCCTGCGATGACGGTTGGCGTTATCGTATGATCTACATCGATCCGCAGGAAATGGATCGATTAACCGGCGATCGTCACTGGTGGTTCAGCGAGGCGCTACGTACTGATGTGCGTCTGGCACAGCCGTTTTCTCAACTGCTGGCACAGATGTGGCAGGCAGAAACCGCGCTGGAGCGTGAAAGCACGCTGCTCGAACTGCTGGAACTGATGCGTCCACTGGCACGCCAGGGCGAACCGCGCCCCGCAGAAGCGACGCATCGCTTTGATGCCGTTCGCGACTATCTGCGCGAAAATCTCGCCGAGCCGGTGCGGCTTGAAGATCTCGCAGCGCTGGCGTCACTGTCGCCGTGGCATTTTCTGCGCAGTTTCAAACAACACTTTCACGTCACCCCGCATCAAATGCTGATGGCATTTCGCTTGTTCGCGGCCAAACAGCAGCTGGCACGCGGTGAAAGTGCCGCGACGGTTGCGGCATCTGTCGGCCTAACCGATCAGGCCCATCTCACGCGTGCATTCGCCCATCGCTACGGCATCACACCTGGACGCTACCAAAAACAAGTCTTCCACTCGCGCTAA
- a CDS encoding isochorismatase family protein, with amino-acid sequence MANRVVMVVDMQNGVLAMPRFDRSGRCERINQLTAAADRVIFIQHVGPGLEVDSEGWAIVPELQQPANALFVNKTACDSFWQTDLAAQLDQFGINSFVICGCATDYCVDTTIKVGASLGYHITVAADAHTTADRTYVSAQQQINQHNEVWADLIMPGNPVRVRETEALLREWRPH; translated from the coding sequence ATGGCTAATCGAGTAGTTATGGTCGTGGACATGCAAAATGGCGTGCTGGCAATGCCGCGCTTTGATCGTTCTGGACGGTGCGAACGCATTAATCAGTTAACTGCCGCCGCCGATCGGGTGATTTTCATCCAGCATGTGGGCCCAGGCTTAGAGGTAGATTCAGAGGGCTGGGCGATTGTCCCCGAACTGCAGCAGCCGGCTAATGCCCTCTTCGTCAACAAAACGGCGTGCGACAGCTTTTGGCAAACCGACCTCGCCGCTCAGCTCGACCAATTTGGTATTAACAGCTTCGTCATTTGCGGCTGCGCGACCGATTACTGTGTCGATACCACCATCAAAGTCGGCGCCAGTCTCGGCTATCACATCACTGTCGCCGCCGATGCGCACACCACCGCCGACCGCACTTATGTTTCCGCGCAACAGCAGATCAATCAGCACAACGAAGTGTGGGCCGATTTGATTATGCCGGGTAATCCGGTGCGGGTGCGTGAGACGGAAGCGTTATTACGGGAATGGCGGCCGCATTAA
- the parS gene encoding type II RES/Xre toxin-antitoxin system antitoxin, protein MRAYIPDGKSHDNALWRFAGLPPRGLELTRMLEAGLPVAVIDDIRHWSAMSRAEIMKVTGINERNIARRKSAGKSLSPDESERIARFVRVMDAAVQLFGGNKEDATQWLSRPVKGLGNVAPITLLATESGALDVLDLIGRLEHGVFS, encoded by the coding sequence ATGCGAGCCTACATTCCTGATGGTAAATCACATGACAACGCGCTTTGGCGCTTTGCTGGCTTACCCCCACGGGGACTGGAGCTAACTCGCATGCTCGAGGCAGGCTTACCGGTCGCGGTGATCGACGACATTCGTCATTGGTCGGCGATGAGCAGAGCCGAGATCATGAAGGTCACTGGCATCAATGAGCGTAATATTGCCCGCCGTAAAAGCGCAGGTAAAAGCTTGTCACCCGATGAGAGCGAACGTATCGCCCGCTTTGTCCGTGTCATGGATGCTGCCGTTCAATTGTTTGGTGGCAATAAAGAAGACGCTACTCAATGGTTAAGCCGGCCGGTGAAAGGATTAGGTAACGTTGCACCGATTACCTTGCTAGCAACGGAAAGCGGCGCATTAGATGTGCTTGATTTGATTGGACGACTGGAGCATGGCGTCTTCTCATGA
- a CDS encoding RES family NAD+ phosphorylase → MIFFRLIKTQYASEAWTGNGAKQFGGRWNHKGHPTIYVATSVSLAALEVLVHVSNESILDEYTLFSIEIPDDEVSYITEDFLPADWRQDPAPVSTMDLGTGWLQSGEGAALIIPSSIIPMENNAVLNPQHPAFKGFLPSVQKLPFAFDHRLIK, encoded by the coding sequence ATGATTTTCTTCCGGCTAATCAAAACGCAATATGCTTCTGAAGCCTGGACCGGCAATGGTGCGAAACAGTTTGGTGGCCGCTGGAATCATAAAGGCCACCCAACCATTTATGTCGCGACCTCGGTTTCACTTGCCGCGCTTGAAGTGCTGGTGCATGTCTCGAATGAGTCGATTTTGGATGAGTACACCTTATTCAGCATTGAGATCCCTGACGACGAAGTCTCCTACATTACTGAAGATTTTTTGCCTGCCGATTGGCGCCAGGATCCGGCTCCGGTTTCGACCATGGATTTAGGTACAGGTTGGCTTCAATCGGGGGAAGGTGCAGCGCTGATTATTCCCTCAAGCATTATTCCGATGGAAAACAATGCGGTGTTGAATCCTCAGCATCCGGCATTTAAGGGCTTTCTACCGAGTGTACAAAAGCTCCCCTTTGCATTCGATCATCGACTGATCAAGTAA
- the ssb1 gene encoding single-stranded DNA-binding protein SSB1 produces MASRGVNKVILVGNLGQDPEVRYMPNGGAVANITLATSESWRDKTTGENKEITEWHRVVLFGKLAEVAGEYLRKGSQVYIEGQLRTRKWTDQSGQEKYTTEVVVNVGGTMQMLGGRQQGANAGGAPAGGQGGNNNGWGQPQQPQQQPQGGNQFSGGAQQRPQQQSAPANNEPPMDFDDDIPF; encoded by the coding sequence ATGGCCAGTCGTGGCGTAAACAAAGTGATTCTAGTCGGGAATCTGGGTCAGGATCCGGAAGTGCGCTACATGCCAAATGGTGGCGCGGTAGCCAACATTACGCTGGCCACGTCAGAAAGCTGGCGCGATAAGACCACCGGTGAAAACAAAGAGATCACTGAATGGCACCGCGTGGTGCTGTTTGGCAAGCTGGCGGAAGTAGCCGGAGAATACCTGCGTAAAGGTTCTCAGGTTTACATCGAAGGGCAGCTGCGTACCCGTAAATGGACTGACCAGAGCGGCCAGGAAAAATACACCACTGAAGTGGTGGTAAATGTTGGCGGCACCATGCAGATGCTCGGTGGACGTCAGCAGGGCGCGAACGCCGGTGGCGCACCCGCGGGCGGCCAGGGCGGCAATAACAACGGTTGGGGCCAGCCACAGCAGCCACAACAGCAGCCGCAAGGCGGCAACCAGTTCAGCGGCGGTGCTCAGCAGCGTCCACAGCAGCAGAGCGCACCGGCGAACAATGAACCGCCGATGGATTTTGACGACGACATTCCGTTCTAA
- the uvrA gene encoding excinuclease ABC subunit UvrA → MDKIEVRGARTHNLKNINLIIPRDKLIVVTGLSGSGKSSLAFDTLYAEGQRRYVESLSAYARQFLSLMEKPDVDHIEGLSPAISIEQKSTSHNPRSTVGTITEIHDYLRLLFARVGEPRCPDHDVPLAAQTVSQMVDQVLSQEEGRRLMLLAPVVKDRKGEHTKTLENLAAQGYIRARIDGEVCDLSDPPKLELQKKHTIEVVIDRFRVRDDLATRLAESFETTLELSGGTAIVADMDDTDAEEMLFSANFACPICGYSMRELEPRLFSFNNPAGACPTCDGLGVQQYFDPDRVVQNPELSLAGGAIRGWDRRNFYYFQMLRSLAEHLQFDVEAPFNSLSDNARKVILYGSGKENIEFKYINDRGDTSVRRHPFEGVLHNMERRYKETESNAVREELAKFISNRACASCEGTRLRREARHVFVEDTNLPTISEMSIGHAMDFFANMKLSGQRAQIAEKILKEIGDRLSFLVNVGLNYLSMSRSAETLSGGEAQRIRLASQIGAGLVGVMYVLDEPSIGLHQRDNERLLGTLIHLRDLGNTVIVVEHDEDAIRAADHVIDIGPGAGVHGGQVVAEGDVHAIMANEQSLTGQFLSGKREIAIPKERVKGDPTKVLKLTGARGNNLKDVTLTIPVGLFTCITGVSGSGKSTLINDTLFPIAQRQLNGATTIEAAPYREIAGLEHFDKVIDIDQSPIGRTPRSNPATYTGIFTPVRELFAGVPEARSRGYNPGRFSFNVRGGRCEACQGDGVIKVEMHFLPDIYVPCDQCKGKRYNRETLEIKYKGKSIHEVLDMTIEEAREFFDAVPALARKLQTLIDVGLSYIRLGQSATTLSGGEAQRVKLARELSKRGTGQTLYILDEPTTGLHFADIQQLLEVLHQLRDQGNTIVVIEHNLDVVKTADWIVDLGPEGGSGGGEILIAGTPETVAECERSHTARFLKPMLKK, encoded by the coding sequence ATGGATAAGATCGAAGTCCGCGGTGCTCGCACCCATAATTTGAAGAACATCAACCTGATCATTCCTCGCGATAAGCTTATTGTGGTCACCGGTCTATCGGGTTCCGGTAAGTCTTCGCTGGCGTTTGATACGCTGTATGCCGAAGGCCAGCGTCGCTATGTCGAATCGCTGTCGGCCTATGCGCGCCAGTTTCTTTCATTAATGGAGAAACCGGACGTTGACCATATTGAAGGTCTTTCGCCCGCCATTTCCATTGAGCAAAAATCAACGTCACACAACCCGCGTTCTACCGTCGGCACGATTACGGAAATCCACGACTATTTGCGTCTGCTGTTTGCGCGTGTCGGTGAGCCGCGCTGCCCCGATCATGACGTTCCCCTGGCGGCACAAACCGTCAGTCAGATGGTCGATCAGGTGTTGTCACAGGAAGAAGGTCGCCGCCTGATGCTGCTAGCGCCAGTGGTGAAAGATCGCAAAGGCGAGCACACCAAAACGCTGGAAAACCTTGCTGCACAGGGTTATATCCGCGCACGTATTGATGGTGAAGTGTGCGATCTCTCCGATCCACCCAAGCTTGAGCTGCAAAAGAAACACACCATTGAAGTGGTGATTGACCGCTTCCGCGTGCGCGACGATCTGGCAACGCGTCTGGCTGAATCGTTTGAAACCACGCTGGAATTGAGCGGTGGTACGGCGATCGTTGCGGATATGGACGATACCGATGCTGAAGAGATGTTGTTCTCAGCTAACTTTGCCTGCCCAATCTGTGGCTACAGCATGCGCGAGCTTGAACCGCGTCTGTTCTCGTTCAACAACCCAGCCGGTGCCTGTCCAACCTGTGATGGTTTGGGCGTACAGCAATATTTCGATCCCGATCGCGTGGTGCAAAATCCGGAGCTGTCGTTGGCCGGCGGCGCTATCCGCGGCTGGGATCGCCGTAACTTCTATTACTTCCAGATGCTGCGCTCGCTGGCAGAGCATCTGCAGTTCGATGTCGAAGCCCCGTTCAACAGCCTGAGCGACAACGCGCGCAAGGTGATCCTCTACGGGTCAGGCAAAGAAAATATCGAATTTAAATACATTAACGATCGGGGCGATACCTCGGTACGTCGCCATCCGTTTGAAGGTGTGCTGCACAACATGGAGCGCCGTTATAAAGAGACGGAATCCAATGCGGTGCGTGAAGAACTGGCGAAATTTATCAGCAACCGCGCCTGTGCCAGCTGTGAAGGCACGCGTCTGCGTCGTGAAGCGCGCCATGTATTTGTCGAAGACACCAACCTGCCGACCATCTCTGAGATGAGCATTGGTCATGCGATGGATTTCTTCGCGAATATGAAGCTGAGCGGCCAGCGCGCGCAGATCGCGGAAAAAATCCTTAAGGAGATTGGCGATCGCCTGAGCTTCCTGGTAAACGTCGGATTGAATTACCTGTCGATGTCGCGCTCAGCGGAAACGCTATCCGGCGGTGAAGCGCAGCGTATTCGTCTGGCGAGCCAGATTGGTGCGGGATTGGTGGGCGTGATGTATGTGCTTGATGAACCCTCTATCGGTTTGCATCAGCGCGACAACGAGCGGCTGCTTGGCACGCTGATTCACCTGCGCGATCTGGGCAATACGGTGATTGTGGTTGAGCACGATGAAGATGCGATTCGCGCGGCTGACCATGTTATTGATATTGGACCAGGTGCAGGCGTGCATGGTGGTCAGGTGGTGGCGGAAGGCGATGTCCATGCGATTATGGCCAATGAACAATCGCTTACCGGCCAGTTCTTAAGCGGCAAACGCGAAATCGCCATCCCTAAAGAGCGCGTGAAAGGCGATCCCACTAAAGTGCTGAAACTCACCGGTGCGCGCGGCAATAACCTTAAAGATGTCACGCTGACGATCCCGGTAGGATTATTCACCTGCATCACTGGCGTATCCGGCTCCGGCAAATCAACGCTAATTAACGATACCTTGTTCCCGATTGCACAGCGCCAGCTTAACGGTGCAACCACCATCGAAGCGGCGCCTTATCGTGAGATCGCCGGTCTGGAACATTTCGATAAAGTGATCGATATCGATCAGAGCCCGATTGGCCGTACGCCGCGTTCGAATCCCGCGACCTATACCGGCATTTTTACGCCAGTGCGCGAGCTGTTCGCTGGTGTACCGGAAGCGCGTTCACGCGGTTATAATCCGGGCCGCTTCAGCTTCAACGTGCGCGGCGGACGCTGTGAAGCCTGCCAGGGCGACGGCGTGATCAAGGTAGAAATGCACTTCCTGCCCGATATCTACGTACCGTGCGACCAGTGCAAAGGCAAACGCTATAACCGCGAAACGCTGGAGATTAAATACAAAGGCAAGAGCATCCACGAAGTGCTGGACATGACCATCGAAGAAGCACGTGAGTTCTTCGATGCGGTGCCGGCGCTGGCGCGTAAGCTGCAAACGCTGATTGATGTTGGCCTGTCGTATATCCGTCTCGGTCAGTCAGCGACCACGCTCTCTGGCGGTGAAGCCCAGCGCGTTAAGCTGGCGCGTGAGCTGTCAAAACGCGGTACTGGCCAGACGTTGTACATCCTTGATGAGCCAACCACCGGTCTGCACTTTGCCGATATCCAGCAGCTGCTGGAAGTGCTGCATCAGCTGCGCGATCAGGGCAACACCATCGTGGTGATTGAACACAATCTCGACGTGGTCAAAACCGCGGACTGGATTGTCGATCTCGGCCCGGAAGGCGGCAGCGGCGGCGGTGAAATCCTGATTGCGGGCACGCCAGAAACGGTAGCGGAGTGTGAACGCTCGCATACCGCCCGCTTCCTTAAACCTATGTTGAAGAAGTAA
- a CDS encoding NAD(P)-dependent alcohol dehydrogenase: protein MNITHAYAAQDAKAKLAPFDFKPRELRDHDVQIEVLYCGVCHSDLHTARNEWRNTVFPVVPGHEIVGRVTAVGAHTHNYKVGDLVGVGCMVDSCRSCPSCQEGLEQYCENGFVGTYNGEDRQTGAITYGGYSTNMVVDESFVLRVPENLDLAGVAPLLCAGITTYSPLRHWNVGPGKKVGIVGLGGLGHMGVKLAHAMGAHVVLFTTSPSKIEDGKRLGADEVVISKDADQMAQHTNSFDFILNTVAAQHDLNPFITLLKRDGNMTLVGAPEHDHPAPQVFNLIFKRRSVAGSLIGGIAETQEMLDFCGKHGITSDIELIAMNQINEAYERMLKSDVKYRFVIDINTLREESAA from the coding sequence ATGAATATTACGCATGCCTATGCCGCACAGGACGCGAAAGCAAAACTCGCTCCGTTCGACTTTAAGCCACGCGAACTGCGCGATCATGATGTGCAGATTGAAGTGTTGTACTGTGGCGTCTGCCACTCTGATCTACATACCGCCCGCAACGAATGGCGCAACACCGTTTTCCCGGTAGTGCCAGGCCATGAAATCGTGGGTCGCGTAACGGCCGTTGGTGCGCACACGCACAACTACAAAGTGGGTGATTTGGTCGGCGTTGGCTGTATGGTCGATTCCTGCCGCAGCTGTCCAAGCTGTCAGGAAGGGCTGGAGCAGTATTGCGAAAACGGCTTCGTTGGCACCTATAACGGTGAAGATCGCCAAACCGGTGCGATTACCTACGGCGGTTATTCCACCAATATGGTGGTAGATGAAAGCTTCGTGCTGCGCGTACCTGAAAATCTCGACCTGGCAGGCGTTGCGCCGCTGCTGTGTGCTGGTATCACCACTTACTCGCCGCTGCGCCACTGGAACGTCGGCCCGGGTAAAAAAGTGGGTATCGTCGGCCTGGGCGGTCTTGGTCACATGGGCGTGAAACTGGCGCACGCGATGGGCGCACACGTGGTGCTGTTCACTACCTCACCATCAAAAATTGAAGATGGTAAGCGCCTGGGCGCTGACGAAGTGGTGATTTCGAAAGATGCCGATCAGATGGCACAGCACACCAATAGCTTTGACTTCATTCTGAATACCGTGGCGGCACAGCACGACCTTAATCCGTTCATCACCCTGCTGAAGCGTGATGGCAACATGACGCTGGTCGGCGCGCCGGAGCACGATCACCCGGCACCGCAGGTATTTAACCTGATCTTCAAACGTCGCAGCGTCGCCGGCTCACTGATTGGTGGCATCGCTGAAACCCAGGAGATGCTGGATTTCTGCGGCAAGCACGGTATCACTTCCGATATCGAATTGATTGCGATGAACCAAATCAACGAAGCCTACGAACGTATGCTGAAAAGCGACGTGAAATATCGCTTCGTGATTGATATCAACACCCTGCGTGAGGAATCTGCGGCGTAA
- a CDS encoding MmcQ/YjbR family DNA-binding protein — MNTSDLLTYCMAKPGAEQSYKEQWQATQIKSEGVLFAMLYEVKGRPALSLKASPALAELLREEHSDVFPSEHLNKSHWSTLWLDGSLKDSQIYYLVDASWQQADATREAGVNHDEN, encoded by the coding sequence ATGAATACTTCGGATCTACTGACTTACTGCATGGCCAAGCCGGGCGCAGAGCAGAGCTACAAAGAGCAGTGGCAGGCGACGCAAATCAAAAGCGAGGGCGTGCTTTTCGCCATGCTGTACGAGGTGAAGGGGCGCCCAGCGTTATCGCTGAAGGCTTCTCCGGCGCTGGCGGAGTTATTACGCGAGGAACATAGCGATGTGTTTCCTAGCGAGCATTTGAACAAGTCGCACTGGAGCACGTTGTGGCTGGATGGTTCGCTGAAAGATTCGCAAATTTACTATCTGGTGGATGCGTCCTGGCAACAGGCTGACGCCACGCGCGAAGCGGGCGTCAACCATGACGAAAACTGA
- a CDS encoding secondary thiamine-phosphate synthase enzyme YjbQ, with the protein MWYQQTLTLDAKTRGFHLVTDEIIDQLNVLSDVRVGQLHLLLQHTSASLTLNENCDPTVRSDMEQHFLRQVPENAPYQHDYEGADDMPAHIKSSLLGVSLLIPINRGRLLLGTWQGIWLGEHRVHGGARRIVATLQGE; encoded by the coding sequence ATGTGGTATCAACAAACGCTTACGCTTGACGCCAAAACGCGTGGTTTTCATCTGGTCACTGATGAGATTATCGACCAGCTTAATGTCTTATCCGATGTGCGCGTCGGCCAATTGCATCTCTTGCTGCAACACACATCGGCCTCTTTGACGCTGAATGAGAATTGCGATCCCACGGTGCGCAGCGATATGGAGCAGCATTTCTTACGCCAGGTTCCAGAAAACGCGCCTTATCAGCACGACTACGAAGGGGCTGACGACATGCCCGCGCATATCAAATCTTCGCTGTTGGGTGTTTCACTGCTGATCCCGATTAATCGTGGTCGCCTGCTGCTGGGAACGTGGCAGGGGATTTGGCTCGGCGAACATCGCGTACACGGCGGTGCGCGGCGCATCGTGGCGACCTTACAAGGGGAATAA
- a CDS encoding catalase, producing MLMTRTARSYLLNPLACALALAFSLPAFSTELTRDNGAPVGDNQNSQTAGDQGPVLLQDGQLIQKLQRFDRERIPERVVHARGTGAHGEFRASKDISDLTMAEVFKPGSVTPVFVRFSSVVHSKHSPETLRDPRGFATKFYTSQGNWDLVGNNLPVFFIRDAIKFPDMVHAFKPDPRSNLDNDARTFDFFSHVPEATHALTMLFSNMGTPANYRQMDGNSVHAYKFVNAKGEVHYVKFHWKTLQGEKNLDPGEVAAIQSTSYSHMTEDLVTAINNKAFPKWDLYIQTIKASDLDKYDFNPLDATKIWPGIAEVKIGQMELNRNVDNFFQETEQVAMAPSNLVPGIEASEDRLLQGRLFSYADTQMYRVGANGLSLPVNAPRVPVSNGNQDGAMNSVQADDHGVNYQPSRIYPREELQSARYSHTPLSGSTQQAIIAKTQNFKQAGELYRSFSDKEKTDLVNSLGGALKGVDVQSRAIMLSFFYKADKEYGTRLAAITKDDVGSIKALADKLND from the coding sequence ATGCTTATGACCCGGACAGCCCGTTCTTATTTACTCAATCCATTGGCTTGTGCTCTTGCCTTAGCCTTCTCACTTCCAGCTTTCAGTACCGAATTAACGCGCGACAATGGCGCTCCAGTAGGTGATAACCAGAACTCACAAACTGCAGGCGATCAAGGCCCTGTGCTGCTACAGGATGGGCAGTTGATCCAGAAGCTGCAGCGCTTTGACCGTGAACGTATTCCCGAGCGTGTCGTCCACGCACGCGGCACGGGTGCTCATGGTGAGTTCCGTGCCAGCAAAGACATCAGCGATTTGACGATGGCTGAAGTGTTCAAGCCAGGCAGCGTGACGCCAGTCTTTGTGCGCTTCTCATCCGTGGTACACAGCAAACATTCGCCGGAAACACTGCGCGATCCGCGTGGTTTCGCCACGAAGTTTTATACCAGCCAGGGCAACTGGGATTTGGTTGGCAATAACCTGCCGGTGTTCTTCATCCGCGATGCGATTAAATTCCCGGATATGGTCCATGCTTTCAAGCCCGATCCGCGTAGCAACCTTGATAACGATGCGCGCACCTTTGATTTCTTTTCCCACGTCCCGGAAGCCACGCACGCCTTAACCATGCTGTTCTCCAACATGGGCACGCCGGCTAATTATCGTCAAATGGACGGCAACAGCGTCCATGCCTATAAGTTCGTCAACGCGAAAGGCGAAGTGCACTATGTGAAGTTCCACTGGAAGACGCTGCAGGGCGAGAAAAACCTCGATCCAGGTGAAGTTGCCGCCATTCAGAGTACCTCTTACAGCCATATGACTGAAGATCTGGTCACGGCGATTAACAACAAAGCCTTCCCGAAGTGGGATCTCTACATTCAAACCATCAAAGCCAGCGATCTCGATAAATACGATTTCAACCCGCTGGACGCGACTAAAATCTGGCCGGGCATTGCCGAAGTGAAGATCGGCCAGATGGAGTTGAATCGCAACGTTGATAACTTCTTCCAGGAGACCGAGCAGGTGGCGATGGCGCCGTCAAACCTGGTTCCGGGCATCGAAGCGTCTGAAGATCGCTTGCTGCAGGGACGTCTGTTCTCCTACGCCGATACGCAGATGTATCGCGTGGGTGCTAATGGCCTGAGCCTGCCGGTTAACGCGCCGCGCGTGCCGGTCAGCAACGGCAATCAGGATGGCGCGATGAACAGCGTTCAAGCCGATGATCATGGTGTTAACTATCAGCCAAGCCGCATTTATCCTCGCGAGGAGCTGCAAAGCGCACGTTACAGCCACACTCCACTGAGCGGAAGCACGCAGCAGGCGATCATCGCGAAAACCCAGAACTTCAAGCAGGCTGGCGAGCTATATCGTTCGTTTAGCGATAAAGAGAAAACCGATCTAGTTAACTCGCTTGGCGGCGCGCTGAAAGGTGTTGATGTGCAAAGCCGCGCCATTATGCTGTCGTTTTTCTATAAAGCCGATAAAGAGTACGGCACGCGCCTGGCGGCGATCACCAAAGATGACGTTGGCAGCATCAAAGCGCTGGCAGACAAGCTGAACGACTAA
- a CDS encoding amino acid aminotransferase translates to MFQNVDAYAGDPILSLMETFKQDPRDNKVNLSIGLYYNEAGIIPQLQAVAAAEERLQAQPHQASLYLPMEGLNAYRNAIAPLLFGKEHPVLKAGRIASIQTLGGSGALKVGADFLKRYFPHSNVWVSDPTWENHIAIFNGAGFEVNTYPWYDAETNGVQFEAFIAKLKTLPKQSIVLLHPCCHNPTGADLTNAQWDETTDVLKAQELIPFLDIAYQGFGAGMEADAYAIRAIAAAGLPALVSNSFSKIFSLYGERVGGLSIVCDSAEESVRVLGQLKATVRRNYSSPPNFGAQVVSCVLNDEALLTNWLAEVEAMRLRIIEMRQALVEVLRAKLPGQNFDYLLKQRGMFSYTGLSAQQVDRLRDEFGVYLIASGRMCVAGLNSRNVNQVAEAFAAVM, encoded by the coding sequence GTGTTTCAAAACGTTGATGCCTATGCCGGCGATCCGATTCTGTCGCTGATGGAAACCTTCAAACAAGATCCGCGCGATAACAAAGTTAATCTGAGCATTGGTCTTTATTACAACGAAGCGGGCATCATTCCTCAGCTGCAGGCGGTTGCCGCAGCGGAAGAGCGCTTGCAGGCACAGCCACATCAGGCATCGCTGTATCTGCCGATGGAAGGTTTGAACGCGTACCGTAATGCCATTGCGCCGCTGCTGTTTGGCAAAGAACATCCAGTGCTGAAAGCGGGGCGGATTGCCTCAATCCAGACGCTGGGTGGTTCAGGCGCGCTGAAAGTCGGTGCCGATTTCCTGAAACGTTACTTCCCCCATTCAAACGTGTGGGTGAGCGATCCAACGTGGGAAAACCACATCGCGATCTTTAACGGTGCCGGTTTCGAGGTGAATACTTACCCGTGGTATGACGCGGAAACCAACGGCGTACAGTTTGAGGCGTTCATCGCCAAACTGAAAACGTTGCCGAAGCAATCCATCGTGCTGCTGCATCCATGCTGCCACAACCCAACCGGCGCCGATCTGACTAACGCGCAGTGGGATGAAACCACCGACGTACTTAAAGCGCAGGAGTTGATTCCGTTCCTCGATATCGCGTACCAGGGTTTTGGTGCGGGAATGGAAGCGGATGCCTATGCGATTCGCGCGATTGCTGCAGCCGGTCTGCCTGCGCTGGTCAGCAACTCGTTCTCTAAAATCTTCTCGCTTTACGGCGAGCGCGTTGGCGGACTTTCTATCGTCTGCGACAGCGCCGAAGAGTCTGTGCGCGTACTCGGCCAGCTGAAAGCCACCGTACGCCGTAACTACTCCAGCCCACCCAACTTTGGCGCGCAGGTGGTTTCATGCGTACTGAACGACGAAGCGCTGCTGACCAACTGGCTGGCTGAAGTGGAAGCAATGCGTTTGCGCATTATCGAAATGCGTCAGGCGCTGGTGGAAGTATTACGCGCTAAGCTGCCGGGGCAAAACTTTGATTACCTGCTGAAGCAGCGCGGTATGTTCAGCTATACCGGCTTGAGCGCCCAGCAGGTTGATCGCCTGCGCGATGAGTTTGGTGTGTATCTGATTGCCAGCGGCCGCATGTGCGTTGCGGGTCTTAACAGCCGTAACGTCAATCAGGTGGCCGAAGCCTTTGCTGCGGTGATGTAA